From Anaplasma ovis str. Haibei:
TGCAAGGGTGAGGGTAGGACCGGGGCTACTGGTTGATAGGTTTTGGGAGAGTGGTGATGTTGCTTAGATTCTTACTGATTGCTGGAGTGTTAGCATGGGGTATCTTCCATGGTGTACCTGCAGGGGCTGCTGCTCAGGCTTCTCCTGCTGCTGATGATACAGCTACTAAGGTTATATGTAATGTTATAGGGTTTGTGCAGAAACTTGGATTACCCATCATGACTGGAGTAATACTAGGTTCTAGTATCATGGCTATATTCGGTAAACTCGCATGGCCTGCCATTGTTATGTTGGTTGTATTTACTGCCATATTCTTTGGTGCTGGTAAGCTTATGGCTAAGTTCGCTGCTGGGATTAATGGTGATGAGGCTAGCAAGTTCAACTGTGTTGATGGTGGTAATGCCACATTGAGTGGTAAGTAGAAGTTAGAGGCTGAGGTTAGCGACTATGGTCAGTAAGTTTGAGTGTAAGGGTGGGGGCTGGGATGGTGCATGCAGATTTGCTGCTCGTCTGTCCCGACTCGAAAATCTCCCCCTGCAGCTCAACCGCGCCCATACGCGCAGTTGTATAGCCGAATCTTTATTGTCCGCGGTTGTTGTAAAGATTTGCCTTGATTTACTTTTTGGTTTCCATATCATATGACCCGGTGCCTGGGTGATGGTTGCAGTATGAGGGTAGTAGGAGTACTGCTGTGTGCCCTGGCAGTAGGTCTGGGCATAGGCTTCCTGTACGATAGGTACCAGTCTAGTCAGGGCGAGGTGGTAAACGTGTA
This genomic window contains:
- a CDS encoding TrbC/VirB2 family protein encodes the protein MVMLLRFLLIAGVLAWGIFHGVPAGAAAQASPAADDTATKVICNVIGFVQKLGLPIMTGVILGSSIMAIFGKLAWPAIVMLVVFTAIFFGAGKLMAKFAAGINGDEASKFNCVDGGNATLSGK